The Sphingopyxis fribergensis genome contains a region encoding:
- a CDS encoding cobaltochelatase CobT-related protein produces the protein MTPEIGAPLIVLLVLAVALTIWRRRRVAKPVEDGPEGEPYQVFTREFDRVLAVEDLPAALRSLSPDLDKGYLQESDFDWSAQIGRSADLYREVGDMAVLDPSEIDELQGTAILLLVDQSGSMRGERMAWVTAGVRRLTEDLGRRGASVAIAGYTTAGWHGGFARRQWMNAGKPERPGRLCALLHILYQPFDGSGFAETGWRDMLNPDILRENVDGESLRWGAEYLRTRSEPRRVLFVVSDGAPVDDSTLMANGPSYMHRHFLTERDALLAAKDLELAAVGADHRVDEFYPVSRPAQNAGELVTAGLELVIGKRLTGLI, from the coding sequence ATGACGCCCGAAATCGGCGCGCCCCTGATCGTCCTTCTGGTGCTGGCGGTGGCGCTCACCATCTGGCGTCGGAGGCGGGTAGCGAAACCCGTCGAAGACGGGCCGGAAGGCGAGCCCTACCAGGTATTTACTCGCGAGTTCGACAGAGTTCTTGCTGTAGAGGATCTTCCAGCGGCGCTGCGCTCACTCAGCCCCGACCTCGATAAGGGATATCTGCAGGAGAGCGATTTCGATTGGAGTGCCCAAATCGGACGTTCCGCCGATCTTTATCGGGAGGTTGGCGATATGGCGGTGCTCGATCCGTCCGAAATCGATGAGCTTCAGGGTACAGCCATTCTCCTGCTAGTTGATCAATCTGGGTCGATGCGTGGCGAGCGTATGGCATGGGTCACTGCGGGTGTTCGCCGATTGACGGAAGATCTCGGCCGGCGCGGCGCCAGTGTTGCAATCGCCGGCTATACGACCGCCGGTTGGCATGGCGGCTTCGCAAGGAGACAGTGGATGAACGCAGGGAAGCCAGAACGGCCTGGCCGGCTGTGCGCTCTGCTGCACATCCTCTATCAACCCTTTGATGGATCGGGTTTCGCGGAAACCGGTTGGCGAGACATGCTCAATCCCGACATATTGCGCGAAAATGTCGATGGGGAGTCGCTGCGGTGGGGCGCCGAATATCTGCGGACACGATCCGAGCCGCGACGTGTCCTTTTTGTCGTGAGCGACGGGGCCCCAGTTGATGATTCCACGCTAATGGCCAACGGGCCTTCCTATATGCACCGGCACTTTTTGACCGAACGCGATGCGTTGCTCGCGGCGAAGGATTTGGAGTTGGCGGCTGTCGGTGCCGATCATCGCGTCGACGAATTTTACCCTGTGTCTCGCCCAGCACAAAATGCGGGCGAATTGGTTACGGCTGGACTGGAACTGGTAATCGGCAAAAGACTGACAGGATTGATATGA
- a CDS encoding GFA family protein, translating to MNWNTTCHCGAVSVRLAKAPEEIAECNCSLCFSHGILWSYMSPRDVVIEGATRTYNRADRENPNSDLHFCATCGCTTHWSATAGLIERMGGEVDMMGVNMRLFDPAQLSGLKLSFPDGRGWSGEGPWGYAREHEVMR from the coding sequence ATGAACTGGAACACCACTTGCCACTGCGGCGCCGTCTCGGTCCGCCTCGCCAAGGCGCCCGAGGAGATCGCCGAGTGCAATTGCTCGCTCTGCTTCTCGCACGGTATCCTCTGGAGCTATATGTCGCCGCGTGACGTGGTGATCGAGGGTGCGACGCGGACCTATAATCGCGCCGATCGTGAAAATCCCAATTCGGACCTGCATTTTTGCGCGACCTGCGGCTGCACGACGCATTGGTCGGCGACCGCAGGCTTGATCGAGCGGATGGGCGGCGAGGTCGATATGATGGGCGTCAATATGCGCCTGTTCGATCCGGCGCAACTCAGCGGGCTGAAGCTGAGCTTTCCCGATGGGCGCGGTTGGTCGGGCGAGGGGCCGTGGGGATATGCGCGTGAGCATGAGGTCATGCGCTGA
- a CDS encoding HAD family hydrolase — MSFAAIIFDFDGVVADSEVRANQSLAESLTAVGMPATYDECLRDYYGHNWQETERRIVARYGRALPSDFRETHRERARARYMEGFDAVPGVVGFLDTLGPMPRAIASSSRAEYIGWALGLFGLGHHFGAHVYSADGWDRGKPFPDIYLAAAKGLAVDSAQCLAIEDSPTGAQAAVAAGMTVIGFCGAGHIVDRAGHAAMLRDVGVHHVALTFDEVAQLTLNAK; from the coding sequence ATGAGCTTCGCTGCCATCATTTTCGATTTCGACGGCGTCGTCGCCGACAGCGAGGTGCGCGCGAACCAGTCGCTCGCCGAGAGCCTGACCGCGGTGGGCATGCCCGCGACCTATGACGAGTGCCTGCGCGACTATTATGGCCATAACTGGCAGGAGACCGAGCGCCGCATCGTCGCACGCTATGGCCGCGCGCTGCCGTCCGATTTCCGCGAGACGCACCGCGAACGGGCGCGGGCGCGCTATATGGAGGGGTTCGATGCGGTGCCCGGCGTTGTCGGCTTCCTCGATACGCTTGGTCCGATGCCGCGCGCGATCGCCTCGTCGAGCCGCGCCGAATATATCGGCTGGGCGCTCGGGCTGTTCGGGCTGGGCCATCATTTCGGTGCACATGTCTATAGCGCCGACGGTTGGGACCGCGGCAAGCCGTTTCCCGATATCTACCTCGCCGCGGCGAAAGGGCTGGCGGTCGATTCGGCGCAATGTCTTGCGATCGAGGATTCACCGACGGGGGCGCAGGCGGCGGTTGCGGCGGGGATGACCGTGATCGGCTTTTGCGGTGCAGGGCATATCGTCGACCGGGCTGGCCATGCCGCGATGCTCCGCGACGTCGGCGTGCATCATGTGGCGCTGACTTTCGATGAGGTGGCGCAGCTGACGCTCAACGCCAAATGA
- a CDS encoding dienelactone hydrolase family protein translates to MCTENTEADLDRAGMSVGRRSFTALAGVGALAAALPARALTGKPVKGRDVTIKTDDGTCDAYFVAPAEGKHPGVLVWPDIRGLRPAFRQMADRLAGEGYAVLCVNPFYRWQKSPVVDAANDWSDPAVREKLFGYLKQLTRPIVETDAKAHLAFLDAQPEVDMGRKIGTAGYCMGGPMVIYTAALKPDRVGAAASFHGGGVGTDKPDSPHLLIPKTNAGYLFAIADNDDKEAPNEKVLLKAVLEPRKQWHEVEVYEGAMHGWCPPDGRAYNEAAAEKAWARQLELFKAELA, encoded by the coding sequence ATGTGCACCGAAAACACCGAAGCCGACCTTGACCGCGCCGGAATGTCCGTCGGGCGGCGCAGCTTTACCGCGCTCGCGGGGGTGGGAGCATTGGCCGCGGCGCTGCCCGCGCGCGCGCTGACGGGCAAGCCTGTGAAGGGCCGTGACGTCACGATCAAGACCGACGACGGAACCTGCGACGCCTATTTCGTCGCGCCCGCCGAGGGCAAGCATCCCGGCGTGCTGGTGTGGCCCGACATTCGCGGGCTTCGCCCTGCGTTCCGCCAGATGGCCGATCGGCTGGCGGGCGAAGGCTATGCGGTGCTCTGCGTCAACCCCTTCTACCGCTGGCAGAAATCGCCGGTGGTCGATGCCGCGAACGACTGGAGCGACCCGGCGGTGCGCGAGAAACTGTTCGGGTACCTGAAGCAGTTGACGCGCCCGATTGTCGAGACCGACGCGAAGGCGCATCTCGCCTTCCTCGACGCGCAGCCGGAGGTCGATATGGGGCGCAAGATCGGCACCGCAGGTTACTGCATGGGCGGGCCGATGGTCATCTATACCGCCGCATTGAAGCCCGACCGCGTCGGGGCAGCGGCAAGCTTCCACGGCGGCGGGGTCGGAACCGACAAGCCTGACAGTCCGCACTTGCTGATCCCGAAGACCAACGCGGGCTATCTGTTTGCGATCGCCGACAATGACGACAAGGAAGCGCCGAACGAAAAGGTCTTGCTGAAGGCGGTGTTGGAGCCGCGCAAACAATGGCACGAGGTCGAGGTGTACGAAGGCGCGATGCACGGCTGGTGCCCGCCTGATGGCCGCGCCTATAATGAAGCGGCGGCGGAAAAGGCGTGGGCGCGCCAGCTCGAATTGTTCAAGGCCGAATTGGCCTGA
- a CDS encoding DUF411 domain-containing protein, translated as MTSARRAFFALAAFSAVIGTAHAANPTMFRDAGCGCCLKWLEQVKASFGAKAVVVNSPDMAAVKDKQGVPQALRSCHTVLVGGYVIEGHVPENEIARLLSEKPKGVKGLAVAGMPTGSPGMEHGDHREAYKVMTFGPGGQRVYASYAASGGAHAH; from the coding sequence ATGACTTCTGCCCGCCGCGCGTTTTTCGCCCTCGCCGCCTTCTCCGCCGTTATCGGGACCGCGCATGCCGCGAACCCCACGATGTTCCGCGACGCGGGCTGCGGCTGCTGCCTCAAATGGCTCGAGCAGGTGAAGGCGTCGTTCGGCGCGAAGGCGGTCGTCGTCAATTCGCCCGACATGGCTGCAGTGAAGGACAAGCAGGGCGTGCCGCAGGCGCTGCGCAGTTGTCACACCGTTCTCGTCGGCGGTTATGTGATCGAGGGCCATGTGCCCGAGAATGAAATCGCCCGCCTGCTCAGCGAGAAGCCGAAGGGCGTAAAGGGTCTTGCCGTCGCGGGTATGCCGACGGGTTCGCCCGGCATGGAGCATGGCGACCACCGCGAAGCCTATAAGGTCATGACCTTCGGCCCCGGCGGCCAGCGCGTCTATGCAAGCTATGCCGCGAGCGGCGGCGCGCACGCGCACTGA
- a CDS encoding aldo/keto reductase, protein MGTMTFGSQTDEAEAFRILDRCFEAGINFYDTAEGYPVPPDIKWVGRTEEIVGRWMKTKPRDAIILATKVSGPSHVWFKSPCRNGMTALDRKNIMQAVDDSLTRLQTDYIDLYQTHWPDHDAPYDEMMDALDELVRVGKVRVLGCSNETSWGLMKSIAASEKLGGARYHTIQNNFSLNNRRFEDELAQVCRQEGVSLIPYSPLAGGVLSGKYQGGATPEGARFSRYLKMEGRQAAMGRRFVNDRSLAATERYLAIAAEAGLHPVTMATAWSKQHDFVASTIVGVSAYDQVDPILDAMELTLTDDVMKALHKVSKDILYPMG, encoded by the coding sequence ATGGGGACCATGACCTTCGGCAGTCAGACCGACGAAGCCGAGGCGTTCCGCATCCTCGACCGCTGTTTCGAGGCGGGGATCAATTTCTACGACACCGCCGAGGGATATCCGGTGCCGCCCGACATCAAATGGGTCGGCCGCACCGAGGAGATCGTCGGGCGCTGGATGAAGACCAAGCCGCGCGATGCGATCATTCTCGCGACCAAGGTATCGGGGCCGAGCCACGTCTGGTTCAAGTCGCCGTGCCGAAACGGCATGACCGCGCTCGACCGCAAGAATATCATGCAGGCCGTCGACGACAGCCTGACGCGACTCCAGACAGATTATATCGATCTTTACCAGACGCACTGGCCCGACCATGACGCGCCCTATGACGAGATGATGGATGCGCTGGACGAGTTGGTCCGCGTGGGCAAGGTCCGCGTCCTCGGCTGTTCGAACGAAACAAGCTGGGGGCTGATGAAGTCGATCGCGGCGTCGGAAAAGCTCGGCGGCGCGCGCTATCATACGATCCAGAATAATTTCAGCCTCAACAACCGCCGCTTCGAGGACGAACTGGCGCAGGTTTGCCGGCAGGAAGGCGTCAGCCTGATCCCCTATTCGCCGCTCGCCGGTGGGGTGCTGTCGGGTAAATATCAGGGCGGGGCGACCCCCGAGGGCGCGCGCTTCTCGCGTTACCTGAAGATGGAAGGCCGGCAAGCCGCTATGGGGCGCCGCTTCGTCAACGACCGGAGCCTTGCCGCGACCGAACGCTATCTCGCGATTGCCGCCGAGGCCGGGCTGCATCCGGTGACGATGGCGACCGCCTGGTCGAAGCAACATGACTTCGTTGCGTCGACGATTGTCGGGGTCAGCGCCTATGACCAGGTCGATCCGATCCTCGACGCGATGGAGCTGACGCTGACCGACGATGTGATGAAAGCATTGCACAAGGTCAGCAAGGACATCCTCTACCCGATGGGCTGA
- a CDS encoding LysE family translocator, which translates to MLRAMEQTTLAALSAFALVSSITPGPNNMMLMASGANFGLRRTVPHALGVGFGFTLMIILVGVGLMGLFDLFPVLGTVLKVVSVVYLLWLAWKIANAAAPDTKTGARSKPMTFFQAVLFQWVNPKAWSMALTAIALYAPDRNFGAVLLVAVVFGIINLPSTSLWAVMGQVLRGWLSSPARLRAFNWTMAALLVGSLALLI; encoded by the coding sequence ATGTTGCGCGCCATGGAACAGACCACCCTCGCCGCGCTCTCCGCCTTCGCGCTTGTCTCGTCAATCACGCCGGGACCGAACAATATGATGCTGATGGCGTCGGGCGCCAATTTCGGCCTCCGCCGTACCGTCCCGCACGCGCTCGGCGTCGGCTTCGGCTTCACGCTGATGATCATCCTCGTCGGTGTCGGGCTGATGGGCCTGTTCGACCTGTTCCCGGTCCTGGGCACCGTGCTCAAGGTGGTGAGCGTCGTCTATCTGCTCTGGCTGGCGTGGAAGATCGCCAACGCCGCGGCGCCCGATACCAAAACCGGCGCACGCAGCAAGCCGATGACCTTTTTTCAGGCTGTGCTGTTCCAGTGGGTCAATCCCAAGGCCTGGTCGATGGCGCTAACCGCGATCGCGCTCTACGCGCCCGACCGCAATTTCGGCGCGGTGTTGCTCGTTGCAGTGGTTTTCGGGATCATCAACCTGCCCTCGACCAGCCTGTGGGCAGTGATGGGCCAGGTGCTGCGCGGCTGGTTGTCCAGCCCGGCGCGGCTGCGCGCGTTCAACTGGACGATGGCGGCGCTGCTGGTCGGATCGCTTGCGCTGCTGATCTGA
- a CDS encoding Lrp/AsnC family transcriptional regulator, with protein sequence MIKIDAIGRKILHELSRDGRISNLELADRVGLSPSACLRRVQELERSGVIKGYRAVIDPAKLGLTFLAYVTVGLSSHTKKSQAGFEAAMAEAPEVRECHNITGTIEYLLRVETEDLASYKHFHTEVLGVLPQVHSITTYVLMDSPKDERA encoded by the coding sequence ATGATCAAGATCGATGCCATTGGCCGCAAGATATTGCATGAATTGTCCCGCGACGGGCGAATCTCCAACCTCGAACTCGCCGATCGCGTCGGGCTTTCCCCCTCGGCCTGCCTGCGCCGCGTCCAGGAACTCGAACGCAGCGGGGTAATCAAGGGTTATCGCGCGGTGATCGACCCCGCGAAGCTCGGGCTGACCTTCCTCGCCTATGTAACCGTCGGGCTGTCGTCGCATACAAAGAAATCGCAGGCCGGCTTCGAGGCCGCGATGGCCGAAGCGCCCGAGGTGCGCGAATGCCACAATATTACCGGCACGATCGAATATCTGCTGCGCGTCGAGACCGAGGATCTCGCCTCGTACAAGCATTTCCATACCGAGGTGCTCGGCGTGCTGCCGCAGGTGCATTCGATCACCACCTATGTGCTGATGGACTCGCCAAAAGACGAGCGGGCATAG
- a CDS encoding LLM class flavin-dependent oxidoreductase — protein MTKLSFLDLVPVTETGTIAQSLANAADLACHAEELGYARYWVAEHHGMAGIASAATSVVLAHLGHATKTIRIGSAGIMLPNHAPMVIAEQFGTLEALFPGRIDLGLGRAPGSDQRVARALRRTLASDERQFPQDVLELQAFLAGDEQLGITAVPGAGTHIPLWILGSSTFGAQLAAMLGLPYAFASHFAPDALDEALDIYRRQFKPSAQLAEPYVAAAFNSFAADTREEAELLASSQQQAFVALRTGNPGKMQPPLEGYKNSLPPNARAILDHVLQCSAVGTADDIAAGLKAFVARTGVDEVIIASSMYDHDARKHSLALTMEAGRAL, from the coding sequence ATGACGAAACTCTCTTTCCTCGACCTCGTGCCCGTGACCGAAACCGGAACGATCGCCCAGTCGCTAGCCAATGCCGCCGACCTCGCCTGCCACGCCGAAGAACTCGGCTATGCGCGTTATTGGGTGGCCGAGCACCACGGCATGGCCGGAATTGCGAGCGCCGCGACCTCGGTCGTGCTCGCGCATCTTGGCCACGCTACCAAGACCATTCGCATCGGGTCGGCGGGCATCATGCTGCCCAATCATGCCCCGATGGTAATCGCCGAGCAGTTTGGAACGCTTGAGGCCCTGTTCCCCGGCCGCATCGACCTTGGCCTCGGCCGCGCGCCGGGATCTGACCAGCGCGTCGCTCGCGCACTGCGCCGCACCCTCGCCAGCGACGAGCGCCAGTTTCCGCAGGATGTGCTCGAGCTTCAAGCCTTTCTGGCCGGGGACGAACAGCTAGGTATCACCGCAGTGCCAGGGGCGGGCACGCATATTCCGCTTTGGATATTGGGATCGAGTACCTTTGGTGCCCAGCTCGCTGCGATGCTCGGGCTCCCCTATGCGTTCGCCAGCCATTTCGCGCCCGACGCGCTCGACGAGGCGCTCGATATCTATCGCCGCCAGTTCAAACCTTCGGCGCAGCTCGCCGAACCTTATGTGGCGGCGGCGTTCAACAGCTTCGCCGCGGATACGCGCGAAGAAGCCGAGTTACTCGCCTCGTCGCAGCAACAGGCGTTCGTCGCGCTCCGCACCGGCAATCCGGGCAAAATGCAGCCGCCGCTCGAGGGCTATAAGAACAGCCTGCCGCCGAATGCGCGCGCGATCCTCGACCATGTATTGCAATGTTCGGCGGTCGGCACGGCTGACGATATTGCGGCCGGGCTGAAGGCCTTCGTCGCGCGCACCGGGGTTGATGAGGTGATCATTGCGTCGTCGATGTACGATCATGATGCGCGTAAGCACTCGCTCGCATTGACGATGGAAGCGGGAAGGGCGCTCTAG
- a CDS encoding aspartate aminotransferase family protein, with product MTITPLMPVYPRCAVRPVRGEGAYLIGERGERYLDFASGIAVNLLGHGHPHLTKAIQDQAATLMHVSNLYGSPQGEAYAARLVENTFADTVFLTNSGAEAVECAIKTARAYHSSAGNAEKHTLITFNNAFHGRTLGTISATNQEKLRKGFDPLLPGFAYAPFDDINAALDLVDDNTAGFLVEPIQGEGGIRPASQPFLQALRDICDKRDLMLVFDEVQCGVARTGHLYAYEHYGVTPDIMASAKGIGGGFPMGACLATEKAARGMVIGTHGSTYGGNPLACAAGQAVLDVVLEEGFLDQVKATGERLRGALEQLIPNHDQLFDSVRGVGLMLGLKLSSDSRAFVAHLRDNHGLLTVAAGENVVRVLPPLNIDDSHIAEFIEKLSAGAASYTPPEA from the coding sequence ATGACGATCACGCCGCTGATGCCCGTATACCCCCGGTGTGCTGTGCGTCCGGTTCGCGGCGAGGGCGCCTATTTGATCGGCGAGCGAGGCGAGCGTTATCTCGACTTCGCGAGCGGCATCGCGGTCAACCTGCTCGGTCACGGCCACCCGCATCTGACGAAGGCGATCCAGGACCAAGCCGCGACGCTGATGCATGTGTCGAACCTCTATGGCAGTCCGCAGGGCGAGGCCTATGCGGCGCGCTTGGTCGAGAATACTTTTGCCGACACGGTTTTCCTGACCAACTCGGGCGCCGAAGCGGTCGAATGTGCGATCAAGACCGCGCGTGCCTATCATTCGAGTGCGGGCAATGCTGAAAAGCATACGCTGATCACGTTCAACAACGCCTTTCACGGCCGCACGCTCGGCACGATCTCGGCGACCAATCAGGAAAAGCTGCGCAAGGGTTTCGATCCGCTGCTGCCCGGCTTCGCCTATGCGCCGTTCGACGACATCAACGCTGCGCTCGATCTGGTCGACGACAATACGGCGGGTTTCCTCGTCGAGCCGATCCAGGGCGAGGGCGGCATCCGTCCGGCGTCGCAGCCCTTCCTCCAAGCACTGCGCGATATCTGCGACAAGCGCGACCTGATGCTCGTGTTCGACGAAGTCCAGTGTGGCGTGGCGCGCACCGGCCACCTTTATGCCTATGAACATTATGGCGTGACGCCCGACATCATGGCGAGCGCCAAGGGTATCGGCGGCGGCTTCCCGATGGGCGCTTGCCTCGCGACCGAAAAGGCCGCACGCGGCATGGTCATCGGCACGCATGGTTCGACCTATGGCGGTAACCCGCTCGCTTGCGCGGCCGGACAGGCGGTGCTCGACGTCGTGCTCGAGGAGGGCTTCCTCGATCAGGTCAAGGCGACCGGCGAGCGCCTGCGTGGCGCACTCGAACAGCTTATCCCGAACCACGACCAGCTGTTCGACAGCGTTCGCGGCGTCGGCCTGATGCTCGGCCTCAAGCTCAGCTCGGACAGTCGCGCGTTCGTGGCGCATCTGCGGGACAATCACGGTCTGCTGACCGTTGCCGCGGGCGAGAATGTCGTTCGCGTGCTGCCGCCGCTCAACATCGACGATAGCCATATCGCCGAATTCATCGAAAAACTTTCAGCGGGCGCGGCGAGCTACACGCCGCCCGAAGCCTAG
- the argF gene encoding ornithine carbamoyltransferase, translated as MLADAIDRKAARAGWPKGKVDADAPLAGHVLAMVFEKNSTRTRASFDIAIRQLGGTPMIMDAGVTQLGRGETIADTARVLSRYADAIMIRTDDHAKVEELAEYASVPVINGLTDLSHPCQIVADLLTVVESGKALPGLELAWLGDGNNVLGSLIEAAGLFGFHVRAGVPQGYEPDTSFVEAARAKGVRIDIMRDAREAVAGADLVVTDTWVSMGQDHAHNKIAAMAPYQVDERLMTGAKSDAIFLHCLPAHRGDEVVDAVIDGPQSRVWDEAENRVHAQKSILLWAFGKL; from the coding sequence ATGCTCGCCGATGCAATCGACCGCAAGGCGGCGCGTGCGGGATGGCCCAAGGGCAAGGTCGACGCCGATGCGCCGCTCGCGGGTCATGTGCTCGCGATGGTGTTCGAGAAGAATTCGACGCGCACGCGCGCCTCATTCGACATCGCGATCCGCCAGCTAGGCGGCACGCCGATGATCATGGACGCGGGCGTGACCCAGCTCGGCCGCGGCGAGACGATTGCCGACACCGCGCGCGTGCTGTCGCGTTATGCCGACGCGATCATGATCCGCACCGACGACCATGCGAAGGTCGAGGAACTCGCGGAATATGCCAGCGTGCCCGTGATCAACGGGCTGACCGATCTGTCGCATCCGTGCCAGATCGTCGCCGACCTGCTTACGGTCGTCGAGAGCGGCAAGGCACTGCCGGGGCTGGAACTCGCGTGGCTTGGCGACGGCAATAATGTCCTCGGCTCGCTGATCGAGGCGGCCGGCCTGTTCGGCTTTCACGTCCGCGCGGGTGTGCCGCAGGGGTATGAACCCGACACGAGCTTCGTCGAAGCCGCGCGCGCCAAGGGCGTCCGCATCGACATCATGCGCGATGCGCGCGAGGCTGTGGCAGGCGCCGATCTGGTCGTCACCGATACCTGGGTGTCGATGGGACAGGATCATGCCCACAACAAGATCGCGGCGATGGCGCCCTATCAGGTCGACGAACGACTGATGACGGGCGCCAAGAGCGACGCGATTTTCCTCCATTGCCTGCCCGCGCACCGCGGCGACGAGGTGGTCGATGCCGTGATCGACGGCCCGCAGTCGCGCGTGTGGGACGAGGCCGAAAACCGCGTCCATGCCCAAAAGTCGATCCTGCTCTGGGCATTCGGAAAATTGTGA
- the hslO gene encoding Hsp33 family molecular chaperone HslO, producing the protein MSDIIETWFDQPLLFTIAERHVRGRLVRLGPTLQTIMGAHNYPPVAEKLLAEALVLTVLLGSTLKDESGQMTLQAQTGGGPIELLVCDYRGGELRGYLKFDAERLAEVGSDPTLFALFGEGFLAITFDQAATAERYQGIVPLEGASIGEAAEHYFEQSEQISSLIKIAARHDPEAGCLAGGLLLQHLPEGEIGRDRLHVRHDNPEWDHARTIAATLKDEELTDPATSLETLAWRLFHEDEVRVEPGVSVSRGCRCSTAYFAGVLAQFPETERADMADENGRIVVDCAFCSRFFPIPLDEIATHNRAE; encoded by the coding sequence GTGAGTGACATCATCGAAACCTGGTTCGACCAGCCCTTGCTGTTCACCATCGCTGAGCGACATGTGCGCGGGCGGCTGGTGCGGCTTGGCCCGACGCTCCAGACGATCATGGGGGCCCATAATTATCCGCCGGTCGCCGAAAAGCTGCTGGCGGAGGCGCTGGTGCTCACCGTGCTGCTTGGCTCGACCTTGAAGGATGAGAGCGGCCAGATGACGCTGCAGGCGCAGACCGGCGGCGGCCCGATCGAGCTGCTCGTCTGCGACTATCGCGGCGGCGAGTTGCGCGGCTACCTGAAATTCGACGCCGAGCGGCTGGCCGAGGTCGGGTCCGACCCGACCTTGTTCGCGCTGTTCGGGGAAGGCTTCCTTGCAATCACCTTCGACCAGGCGGCGACGGCGGAGCGTTACCAGGGCATCGTCCCGCTCGAAGGCGCGTCGATCGGAGAGGCGGCCGAACATTATTTCGAGCAGTCCGAACAGATTTCGAGCCTGATCAAGATTGCTGCGCGCCACGATCCCGAGGCGGGCTGTCTTGCCGGCGGATTGTTGCTCCAGCATCTTCCCGAAGGCGAAATCGGCCGTGATCGCCTGCACGTCCGTCACGACAATCCCGAATGGGACCATGCGCGAACGATCGCGGCGACGCTGAAGGACGAGGAACTCACCGATCCCGCGACTTCGCTTGAAACGCTGGCATGGCGGCTGTTCCACGAGGATGAGGTTCGCGTGGAGCCGGGCGTTTCGGTGTCGCGCGGCTGCCGGTGCAGCACCGCCTATTTCGCTGGCGTGCTCGCGCAATTTCCTGAAACCGAACGTGCCGACATGGCTGATGAGAATGGCAGGATCGTCGTCGACTGCGCCTTTTGCTCACGCTTCTTTCCGATCCCGCTGGATGAAATTGCGACCCATAATCGCGCGGAATGA
- the queC gene encoding 7-cyano-7-deazaguanine synthase QueC — MQDLAGKTLIVLLSGGLDSMVCAGLAREAGARIVALTIDYNQRHRVELESAARIAATVGAAEHIVLPLDLRRFGGSALTADIDVPKDGVGSDVPVTYVPARNLIFLSFTLGLAEARQAQDIVIGVNALDYSGYPDCRPEFIQGFEDLARLATRDGDQGVEFRIHAPLQHMPKADIATEAARLGMDAGMSWSCYDPTPEGLHCGGCDSCRLRSKGFADAGLTDPTRYA; from the coding sequence ATGCAGGATCTAGCCGGAAAAACCCTGATCGTCCTTTTGTCGGGCGGCCTCGACTCGATGGTGTGCGCGGGCCTCGCGCGCGAAGCGGGCGCGCGCATCGTCGCGCTGACGATCGATTATAACCAGCGTCACCGCGTCGAACTGGAATCGGCGGCGCGGATCGCCGCCACTGTCGGCGCGGCGGAGCATATTGTGCTGCCGCTCGATCTGCGCCGCTTCGGCGGTTCGGCGCTCACCGCCGATATCGACGTGCCGAAGGACGGCGTCGGGAGCGATGTTCCCGTGACGTACGTGCCGGCGCGCAACCTCATCTTCCTGTCGTTCACCCTCGGCCTCGCCGAAGCGCGGCAGGCGCAGGACATCGTGATCGGCGTCAATGCGCTCGACTATTCGGGCTATCCCGACTGCCGCCCCGAATTCATTCAGGGGTTCGAAGATCTGGCGCGGCTCGCGACGCGCGATGGCGACCAGGGTGTCGAGTTCCGCATCCACGCGCCGCTCCAGCATATGCCCAAGGCCGATATCGCCACCGAAGCGGCGCGGCTGGGCATGGATGCGGGGATGAGCTGGTCCTGCTATGATCCGACGCCCGAGGGACTGCATTGCGGGGGGTGCGACAGCTGCCGTTTGCGCAGCAAGGGTTTCGCCGATGCGGGGCTCACCGACCCGACACGCTACGCCTGA